One part of the Nymphalis io chromosome 22, ilAglIoxx1.1, whole genome shotgun sequence genome encodes these proteins:
- the LOC126777022 gene encoding uncharacterized protein LOC126777022 yields MAADSDGLGSAGGGSCGVVVTCEGDLRDPRFPARLRRLLRELRALLAEPHPHTLKVNKVEPWNSVRVTLSVPRAAAARLRALAAAGAPQLRALGILSVQLDGDAAVSLRLQHGAELRINTDADEASTSRSQSNELLAGLGGIGRLIADEGASTSSEPPQNNFKSPNTVCPMDGKIPQNIPTPTTDRCEFPFGSMTQARVIHRKENTLGIGGCANTLRPGTTEQFARPSTSFTAPPPPYPAPPATPTTPTASSAPTVAMSSPLLVNLLQNDAPAPQPRSKPVPHPAKLDRLEDSQVELAVGRAPFEYRGGRATTPRPTVPSPAPPAPRPAPRPAPFIRRAFPPRPPPSPTPYRTPVPNATVVGRARFPSPSYSTETFPAPPPPPYRQQAVPRPRQLQPRVTPEDLQALLPPTTSMDQKTQSSFQEFQRYQQQYNARQRAASRAASQPDWNEPYRDTLGLSIPDLPDNCDLDQLLPTLGGDLNLDDTTLSAISDLDANTKLDLLYDNSQESMPNATESTPDSLLQEITGVQYPGPTLNGPYNPEMTPTTSQTNVNSDVPSKSAETFDANSETVFMPPPPVPPQSTSKFHVNSPNHTIVNTQHTPFKSPPNAAYSASPSNMNSDRMIDRSTNQSSSMPPPMRLPIRAMTSVSTATVGSQATAQEIEEQSKQYLIKTLMRDDDTPPPKEQEKKAEEVTVAQCKVKENPTETVPEIFGIAKVIDDDSKRDDDLKTKNKIIKKEKDEKTLAQKGGKPRTGGAKEKPATLKDKIVRDGKSTKVALPRPHVAKPATPLTEAPKSPSGEKESIKLRLKLDKNEPIVQPVYKADVSFVNQQLKGEKPIEGELRVPPLHISLRGRNSAVIKNSKKEKKKFGPGDLHSKKVKIRKSLESDEKSHRRDAEESLASKSGESTENSKTDEYLHVKNMKLNNHYEGEAIKTEIAGDHNVVYRMKTLSKNAHIVTKSCDYKVFNNKGQSLDSMKMKKKSKMLSESGKSTEKERDKEWRNDLLDKEGKYAQNEGYRETPNNHDVKKKLPTSKVEKDGAKCDNLKSSEVKAVLDTEYGEVKSGASDLDNRLLKCHKNIERTLSVDEEKFDCDENKLKRTLTDSAITSPNGLISSEKKRKTSHSSCPDPPGSTNIGTIGGSRVDSPPPAASQRSGALSPRRKERPKDKTYCKLVAERTARPDADKFGNSRSPNSQAQGEDSGIESMDALSEKSPNQASQSPPGPQRKERLDMPRSTSPTSVQRIIGVIDPPPASDELLERLSLATGQPHYDPVPPDIDDMGDIEAELAKMHADHINGDDAPRRPPEETTQTKEVKREATPILRDEDKSTQSINRGDCKNELKTEVKTNDTEIKLDSNIAQKDESRKEETIVSPKKEKGMDDFDHLPSRVSPPLYTYSNQEKVCANDSLDSEENKCVVSENGESKDNGTEIKEKQEPKIERLPLKADFPDKSLLEQLLIEIPTPDYVGKRPESPSPSNLERVARSSVRTRSSSKMNSPADGPKTPRLSPGISKLERSDSPALQPRNCLRSGSVDKTSPRTINAMVAAAKPVPGGKRKRRESESSCASTISCEEGISPGRPKKKPRRIDQKMVNPVVAIDGKVKKESDSDSDEPLICKVRGKGIKTVKPGVKVPKGAEGVGTRRSVRHGPTPAPAAPAPPNSTPVRRKTRSAVGEGGTPSAGAVRRRRASRDGK; encoded by the exons atGGCAGCGGATAGCGATGGGCTAGGCTCGGCGGGCGGCGGCTCGTGCGGCGTGGTGGTGACATGTGAGGGTGACCTGCGTGATCCGAGGTTTCCCGCGCGACTCCGCCGCCTGTTGCGCGAGCTGCGCGCCTTACTCGCTGAGCCGCATCCGCACACGCTCAAAGTTAACAAG GTGGAGCCTTGGAACTCTGTGCGCGTGACGTTGTCAGTGCCGCGTGCGGCGGCGGCGCGATTGCGAGCGCTGGCTGCCGCGGGGGCGCCACAACTACGTGCGCTCGGCATCCTATCGGTGCAGCTGGACGGTGACGCGGCCGTGTCGCTGCGGCTCCAGCATGGTGCCGAGCTACGCATTAATACTGATGCTGATG aagCGAGCACATCACGATCACAATCTAATGAGCTGCTGGCCGGCTTGGGCGGTATCGGTCGACTGATAGCCGACGAGGGCGCATCCACCAGCTCGGAACCCCctcagaataattttaaatcgccGAATACAGTGTGTCCGATGGATGGCAAGATACCACAGAACATTCCCACCCCGACCACGGACCGCTGCGAGTTCCCTTTTGGCAGTATGACTCAAGCAAGGGTTATACATCGGAAGGAGAACACCTTAG GGATAGGTGGCTGCGCAAATACACTGAGACCTGGTACAACGGAGCAATTCGCGCGGCCGTCAACTTCATTTACCGCTCCCCCACCGCCATATCCTGCACCCCCGGCAACTCCCACGACGCCGACAGCTTCGTCGGCTCCTACTGTGGCCATGTCGTCGCCTCTGCTAGTGAACCTATTGCAGAATGACGCACCAGCGCCTCAACCGAGGTCGAAGCCAGTGCCTCATCCTGCTAAACTTGATCGGCTGGAGGACTCTCAG GTGGAACTAGCAGTCGGTCGAGCACCTTTCGAATACCGTGGTGGCAGAGCTACCACTCCCCGGCCGACAGTACCAAGTCCGGCTCCTCCCGCTCCTCGGCCTGCTCCCCGGCCGGCGCCATTTATTCGTCGCGCTTTTCCTCCTCGCCCCCCACCGTCGCCGACCCCGTACCGCACACCAGTACCAAATGCTACAGTTGTAGGGCGAGCGAGGTTTCCCTCACCATCCTATAGTACTGAAACTTTCCCagctccacctccgccgcccTATAGGCAGCAGGCTGTACCTAGGCCGAGGCAATTGCAGCCGAGGGTCACGCCAGAAGACCTTCAAGCGTTACTACCACCTACTACTTCGATGGACCAGAAAACGCAGTCGAGTTTTCAG GAATTCCAGAGGTACCAACAACAGTACAACGCAAGGCAACGTGCCGCCTCTCGTGCAGCTTCACAGCCGGATTGGAACGAGCCCTATCGGGACACGTTGGGCTTATCGATCCCTGACCTTCCAGACAACTGTGACCTCGATCAGCTGCTACCGACCCTGGGCGGTGACCTCAACCTCGACGATACAACCTTGTCGGCCATTTCGGATCTCGATGCAAACACCAAACTAGATCTACTCTACGATAATTCACAGGAATCAATGCCTAACGCCACAGAGTCGACTCCAGACTCTCTTCTACAAGAAATCACTGGTGTTCAATACCCCGGTCCAACGTTAAATGGGCCTTATAACCCTGAAATGACTCCTACCACGAGTCAAACAAACGTGAATAGTGATGTGCCTTCTAAATCCGCGGAAACGTTCGACGCGAATTCGGAGACGGTATTTATGCCGCCGCCACCCGTGCCTCCGCAGTCGACTTCCAAATTCCATGTAAATTCCCCAAACCATACGATAGTTAATACCCAACATACGCCTTTTAAGTCGCCTCCTAACGCTGCGTATTCAGCGTCGCCAAGCAATATGAATTCAGATAGAATGATAGATAGGAGCACAAATCAGTCATCATCCATGCCGCCGCCTATGAGACTTCCAATTAGAGCGATGACATCAGTGTCTACAGCTACAGTAGGGTCACAGGCAACAGCCCAGGAAATCGAGGAGCAGAGTAAGCAGTACCTTATCAAAACTCTTATGAGAGATGATGATACTCCGCCCCCTAAAGAGCAAGAAAAGAAAGCGGAAGAAGTAACGGTTGCACAGTGTAAGGTTAAAGAAAATCCAACTGAAACAGTACCAGAAATATTCGGTATTGCAAAAGTTATAGATGACGATAGTAAAAGGGACGATGAtctcaaaactaaaaataagatCATTAAGAAAGAAAAAGATGAAAAAACGCTGGCACAGAAGGGAGGTAAGCCAAGAACGGGTGGTGCAAAAGAAAAGCCTGCTACGTTGAAAGACAAGATTGTAAGGGATGGAAAATCTACCAAAGTTGCCTTACCGCGGCCTCATGTCGCGAAACCTGCTACTCCTCTGACTGAAGCACCTAAATCGCCTTCTGGAGAAAAGGAGTCAATAAAATTAAGGTTAAAGCTGGATAAGAATGAACCTATAGTCCAGCCTGTGTATAAGGCTGATGTTAGTTTTGTCAACCAACAATTGAAAGGTGAGAAACCCATAGAAGGCGAGCTCAGGGTACCGCCTTTACATATCAGCCTTAGAGGTCGAAATTCAGCAGTGATAAAGAATTCGAAAAAGGAAAAGAAAAAGTTTGGCCCAGGAGATCTTCATTCGAAGAAAGTTAAAATAAGAAAGTCTCTGGAATCCGATGAGAAGTCACACAGGCGAGACGCTGAAGAGTCACTAGCTTCGAAGTCGGGAGAAAGTACTGAAAACTCAAAGACTGATGAGTATTTACATGTTAAAAACATGAAATTGAACAATCATTATGAGGGGGAGGCTATCAAAACTGAGATCGCAGGTGACCACAATGTCGTGTACAGAATGAAGACATTGTCGAAAAATGCTCACATAGTGACAAAGTCATGCGATTACAAGGTCTTCAATAACAAAGGACAGTCATTAGATAGTATGAAAATGAAGAAGAAGTCCAAAATGCTGAGTGAAAGTGGGAAATCGACAGAGAAGGAAAGAGACAAAGAATGGAGGAACGACTTGCTAGATAAGGAGGGGAAATATGCCCAAAATGAGGGCTACAGAGAGACACCAAACAATCACGACGTGAAAAAGAAGTTACCAACATCAAAAGTTGAGAAGGACGGTGCGAAATGTGATAACTTAAAGTCCAGTGAGGTGAAGGCAGTGTTGGACACTGAATATGGTGAAGTGAAATCTGGTGCTAGTGATTTGGACAACAGGTTATTAAAGTGTCATAAGAATATTGAACGGACGCTCAGTGTTGATGAGGAAAAGTTTGATTGTGACGAGAATAAGTTGAAAAGGACACTCACTGATAGTGCGATTACATCACCCAATGGACTGATCTCTTCAGAGAAGAAGAGGAAGACCAGCCATAGTTCCTGTCCAG ATCCCCCTGGTTCGACAAACATAGGCACAATAGGCGGCAGTCGCGTCGACTCGCCGCCACCCGCCGCTAGTCAGCGCTCGGGAGCTCTCTCCCCGCGCCGCAAAGAGAGGCCCAAGGATAAGACTTACTGCAAACTTGTGGCCGAGAGGACGGCTCGACCGGACGCCGACAAGTTCGGTAATAGTAGGTCGCCAAATTCACAAGCTCAAGGTGAAGACTCTGGGATTGAATCTATGGATGCACTCTCAGAGAAATCTCCTAACCAAGCCAGTCAGTCTCCACCTGGTCCACAAAGAAAAGAACGCCTTGACATGCCTAGATCGACCAGCCCGACGTCAGTGCAAAGGATAATAGGTGTAATAGATCCGCCGCCAGCGTCGGACGAGCTTTTAGAGAGGTTGTCGCTAGCGACGGGGCAACCACATTACGATCCCGTACCGCCTGATATAGACGATATGGGTGATATCGAGGCGGAACTAGCGAAAATGCATGCAGACCATATAAACGGAGATGACGCGCCAAGAAGGCCGCCCGAAGAAACGACACAAACCAAAGAAGTGAAAAGAGAAGCTACCCCTATACTCAGGGACGAAGACAAATCTACCCAGAGCATAAATAGAGGAGATTGTAAGAATGAATTGAAAACTGAAGTGAAAACAAATGATACCGAAATAAAACTCGATTCTAATATTGCTCAAAAGGATGAATCGCGAAAAGAGGAAACGATTGTATCGCCCAAAAAAGAGAAAGGCATGGACGACTTTGATCACTTACCGAGCAGAGTCTCCCCTCCTCTATATACCTATTCCAATCAGGAAAAAGTTTGTGCGAACGATTCTCTAGATTCAGAAGAAAACAAGTGTGTCGTTTCAGAAAATGGCGAATCAAAAGACAATGGGACAGAAATAAAGGAAAAGCAAGAACCGAAGATCGAAAGGTTACCCCTTAAGGCTGACTTTCCAGATAAGAGCTTATTAGAACAGTTACTAATAGAAATTCCTACACCAGATTATGTTGGAAAAAGGCCAGAGTCACCGTCTCCTTCGAATTTGGAGAGAGTCGCTCGAAGTAGTGTCCGGACGAGGTCAAGTAGTAAAATGAACAGTCCTGCGGATGGACCGAAAACGCCACGGTTAAGTCCAGGAATTAGCAAACTCGAGCGGTCTGATTCACCTGCTTTGCAACCTAGAAATTGTCTTAGGAGTGGGTCAGTAGATAAGACAAGTCCGCGGACAATAAATGCAATGGTAGCAGCTGCGAAACCGGTGCCCGGTGGTAAGCGAAAAAGGCGGGAGTCGGAAAGCTCATGTGCATCGACTATCAGTTGTGAAGAAGGAATTTCTCCAGGTCGGCCCAAGAAAAAGCCGAGACGCATCGACCAGAAAATGGTGAACCCCGTTGTGGCGATCGACGGCAAAGTAAAAAAGGAGTCTGATAGTGATAGCGATGAACCATTAATATGCAAGGTTCGGGGGAAGGGAATTAAAACAGTAAAGCCCGGTGTAAAGGTACCAAAAGGAGCAGAAGGTGTGGGGACTAGAAGGTCAGTGCGGCACGGCCCGACGCCGGCCCCGGCTGCGCCTGCGCCGCCTAATAGCACGCCTGTGAGACGAAAAACGAGGAGTGCGG TAGGCGAAGGAGGCACCCCCAGCGCCGGCGCGGTGCGCAGACGACGCGCGTCCCGCGACGGCAAGTGA
- the LOC126777084 gene encoding coiled-coil domain-containing protein 102A, with product MAQSSHGGSHRRSRDHDGSSIRYTNTDWEAKEALYQRELDEARARATQMEKTMRWWSDCTSNWREKWSKVRNERNKARDEAKQFKNKIDVMSKELAALRTEKADLEQQLIELKQDNEKLLTIGESRIVAGDFNAEDGVELRRKNVGYVSPNEPPTRQRASLDSHKFSNVDNALANKLSEMRLRLDETSKSLQCEKDQKAFLLAKIETLTAELHNTKMELTHNDRTLGSDSSHSEVEKLQNELQDEIAAKQVLEEKIAEYKMEVERLKSENNIQWSKRELLETESIAILRENKKLYSQVCELREQIHKLNRISDGSAYGIPFTDHNNRLDSNVLYVRKTSVSPRSHESSNGSSEANLAHYDTKTNTSGEDDELAIVERSENV from the coding sequence ATGGCGCAAAGTTCACATGGAGGAAGTCATCGGCGCAGTCGTGACCATGACGGGAGTTCAATTCGATACACAAACACAGATTGGGAAGCAAAAGAAGCACTATACCAGCGAGAGTTGGATGAGGCACGGGCGCGGGCAACGCAGATGGAGAAAACAATGCGCTGGTGGTCGGATTGCACTTCAAATTGGAGGGAAAAATGGAGTAAGGTACGTAACGAACGCAATAAAGCTAGGGATGAAGCcaaacagtttaaaaataaaattgacgtCATGTCCAAAGAACTAGCAGCACTACGAACTGAAAAAGCTGATCTCGAACAGCAGTTAATAGAACTGAAACAAGACAATGAAAAACTTCTGACTATAGGTGAGAGTAGGATAGTAGCTGGTGACTTCAACGCTGAGGACGGAGTCGAACTCAGAAGAAAAAATGTCGGGTACGTATCGCCTAACGAACCACCCACGCGACAGAGAGCGTCATTAGATTCCCACAAATTTTCAAACGTAGATAATGCTCTTGCAAATAAGTTAAGCGAAATGAGACTACGATTGGATGAAACGTCCAAAAGTTTACAATGTGAAAAAGATCAGAAAGCATTCCTTCTAGCGAAAATCGAAACTCTAACGGCCGAGTTACATAACACCAAAATGGAACTGACACACAACGATCGGACGTTGGGCTCGGATTCTAGTCATAGCGAAGTTGAAAAGTTGCAAAACGAATTACAAGACGAAATAGCAGCGAAGCAAGTCTTAGAAGAAAAAATAGCAGAGTACAAAATGGAAGTCGAAAGGCTCAAATCAGAGAACAATATCCAGTGGAGCAAACGGGAACTGTTAGAAACCGAAAGCATAGCGATATTGCGGGAGAATAAGAAATTATACAGTCAAGTTTGCGAACTCAGAGAGCAAATACACAAATTGAATAGAATATCCGATGGAAGCGCTTACGGGATACCCTTCACTGATCATAATAATAGATTGGACTCAAACGTCCTGTACGTTAGGAAGACCAGCGTCAGTCCACGTTCTCACGAATCCAGCAACGGATCGTCGGAAGCAAATTTAGCACATTACGACACAAAAACGAATACATCAGGCGAAGACGACGAATTAGCAATAGTTGAAAGAAGCGAAAATGTTTAA